The window TTCATTTGAATCATCCAAGCGGATGAAGGAAAAATTCTGAGGCAGAATCTCTGCCTTAATCAAGGCAACATTGTTGCGTCGGTCATCTCCCAGCACCACAGCGGGGTACGCCACGCGGTCGTGTTCGATCCAGATCTGGTTTGCCTCATAAACGACGCTGCGCGTGGTGAGAATATGCCCCAGACGACTGACAAAAAAGCCGGTCGCAACACGAATATCCTGTGTCTGCTGACCCTCCTCATCTTCCCGCTCGTAGAGTGCATTGATGCGCACGACGGAGTTCTTGTGCTCGTTGTAGATATCAATCAGCCGATTTTGAAGCACCTGGAAATCCGCCTGTGCACATGCACAGGAGACCCACCCGGAAATCAGGAGCATCCAGCTGGATCGGAGCGTGAAACGACTGGTCATGATAGCGGATTCAAAAACAGCAACAGCGGAATGACGAGCGGAATTGTTCAGAAAAACAAACGGCACTGCATTGGAACTGCAGTGCCGACAAAAAATCGATGAAAGCGGGATCAGTAGCTCAGATTGACTGGCATCACACCCGTTTCACCGGGCAGCAACTTCACTCGATCACTGACGTAGGTGCGATTGGATTGCTTCCACGCTTCGTCTCCAACAGCCCAGACATCACTTTCAAAGCGATAGGCGGAAGGATCCACAGCGTAGGAGTCCACCACAAAGCGCATGCTGTCTGCTTTTTGCTTGCGCATTGCAAGCTCACGGGTGGTCTCCGCCACACGCTCATTCAGATCTTTGCGCGCCTGTGCTTCATCTGTTGCCGATTGTGCCACAACCTGAAATGACGGCTCATGCGTCTGCTGTTCAGCGTAGTAGCTCTGCACTCCCAAAAAGGCGGGAACGGCACACAGCGCAAATGCTGAGGCAAAGGCGAGTTGCTGCAACCCCCGACGCTCCCACAGCAGTCTCCATACAGATGGATCTTCCTTCACGAGCGCTTCCATGGACTTGCGACGCAAGCCCTGATCAAATTTTTCCCAGAACTCGGGTTCCGGCTTCTCAAACGTTTTGAGCTTTAAAAGGTCTTCGAGTTCTACTTTGGGTTTCTGATCCATAAACAACAATCAATCGACAAAATCTTTGAGGTACAACTTCAGCTGCTGCTTGGCATAATGTAAACGAGAACGAACCGTACCCACAGAACACTTAAGGATTTCCGCAATCTGCTCATGACTCATTCCTTCAATTTCAAACAGAACCACCACACTACGATGTTTAAGAGACAACTTCTGCAGCGCTTCGTTCAATTTTTCGTGCAATTCCTTGAGCAGGGTTGCTTTCTCGGTCTTGGTTTTTGAAGCCACTGCCTCAAAAATATCAGATTGCGAAGCTTCGTTATCGAGGTTGTCGAAGCTGAGATACTTGCGATTGCGGTATTTTTTGAGGTGGCTGAGCGTATTGTTGACCGCAATCCGGTAAATCCAGGTATAAAACGAGGAATTGCCGCGAAAGCGATTGATCGACTGAAAAGCCTTGATGAAGGCCTCCTGTGTAAGATCCAGCGCATCCTCCCGGTTGGAAGTCAAATTGTAGACCACGGAGTACAGGCGTTCGCGATAACGGTGTACCAAAATATCGTAGGCGGCAACATCCCCGTTTTGCACGCGTTCAACCAATAAGCGATCCGCCTCCTTTTGAGTAAGGCTGGCATCCTCAGCCATGGTTGCAGCTATGGTCTTTGCAGTCTGCATCTCTCCTCCAACCACCAGTGTGTTTGTGAGAAGGGACATATCAAGTTAAAATGCGAATTTGACCGCTGACAAACCCAAGCAATTCACGCAATCGCTGACTTGCGGGAAGGTTCGCAAACGGTTCGATGGCATGTTCCCCAATGGCGATCTGCCGGTTGAAATGCTGCAGGATGGATTCCTTAATCTGGTAGCGCTCCATAAGTGATTCGAGCCTTTGGACGGGAACGTTTTCCGAATCGTTCAATTCTGCTACGAGTTTCTTCACCTCGCTATCGGGCATGGCTTCAAAGAGCAGGATCAGGGGAAGCGTATACTTTCCTTTGAGGATATCGGTGTGAAGGGTTTTGCCCATGCGGGCCTCACTGGCCACAATATCCGC is drawn from Puniceicoccaceae bacterium and contains these coding sequences:
- a CDS encoding sigma-70 family RNA polymerase sigma factor, which translates into the protein MSLLTNTLVVGGEMQTAKTIAATMAEDASLTQKEADRLLVERVQNGDVAAYDILVHRYRERLYSVVYNLTSNREDALDLTQEAFIKAFQSINRFRGNSSFYTWIYRIAVNNTLSHLKKYRNRKYLSFDNLDNEASQSDIFEAVASKTKTEKATLLKELHEKLNEALQKLSLKHRSVVVLFEIEGMSHEQIAEILKCSVGTVRSRLHYAKQQLKLYLKDFVD